A single genomic interval of Dysidea avara chromosome 8, odDysAvar1.4, whole genome shotgun sequence harbors:
- the LOC136263645 gene encoding E3 SUMO-protein ligase ZBED1-like: MFSDDIPKHKLIHDVATRWNSTYDMIERVCEQQLPISSVLLQRRDSLMHLEPLPNEWRILEDVVKLLRPFKIATQHLSGEEYPTISTLGPLLNEIQIKIAFQDDDSVAIKAFKKALQDDMDSRYTDPNIKFLMYKSSFLDPRFKTLPHLSSTAKQEIFDWVLEDILNLNNGNESNDVQIECVTTTESSEPSTSSNSDCNGPTRKKKKKSALMELIGDKFQSENEQTTDTTTFKDIVHSELLRYKTEPSISVDHPPLHWWSVRRHLYPNVSKLARKYLCVVATSVPSEQLFSTAGNVVSVKHAALLPENVEKLIFLHDNLPPVSLPYRRCVQDEACDCDSCNA, encoded by the exons ATGTTTAGTGATGATATTCCAAAACACAAGCTTATTCACGATGTGGCAACTCGCTGGAATTCCACTTATGACATGATAGAACGAGTCTGTGAGCAGCAGCTGCCTATCAGCAGTGTATTACTGCAGCGTCGAGATAGTTTGATGCATTTGGAACCACTCCCAAATGAATGGCGTATTTTGGAAGATGTTGTCAAGTTACTAAGGCCTTTTAAAATTGCTACTCAGCACCTCTCTGGTGAAGAGTATCCCACCATCTCTACATTGGGACCCCTACT aaatgaaattcAAATCAAAATAGCTTTCCAAGATGATGATAGCGTGGCAATTAAAGCATTTAAGAAAGCTTTACAAGATGATATGGATTCTAGATACACAGATCCCAATATTAAGTTTTTAATGTACAAGTCCTCATTTCTGGATCCCAGGTTCAAAACCTTGCCACATTTATCATCAACAGCTAAACAAGAAATTTTTGATTGGGTTTTGGAAGATATTCTAAACTTAAACAATGGTAATGAATCAAATGATGTTCAAATTGAGTGTGTTACTACCACAGAGTCTTCAGAGCCCTCCACTTCTTCCAATAGTGACTGCAATGGACCTACaagaaaaaagaagaaaaaaagtgcATTAATGGAGCTTATTGGAGACAAATTTCAATCTGAAAATGAGCAAACCACTGATACAACAACTTTTAAGGACATCGTGCATTCAGAACTACTTCGTTACAAAACTGAACCTTCAATATCAGTAGATCATCCTCCACTTCACTGGTGGTCTGTTCGTCGACACTTGTACCCAAATGTGAGTAAACTGGCACGCAAATATCTTTGTGTGGTGGCCACTTCAGTGCCATCAGAGCAATTGTTTAGCACAGCTGGTAATGTTGTGTCTGTTAAACATGCTGCACTGCTGCCAGAAAATGTTGAGAAACTGATTTTTTTACATGACAATCTACCACCAGTGTCTTTACCTTACAGGCGTTGTGTACAGGATGAGGCATGTGACTGTGACTCTTGTAACGCTTAG